The Thermoflexus sp. genome contains a region encoding:
- a CDS encoding response regulator transcription factor, translated as MTVTFEVTVTWGVEGGAMTQAVRVLLADDHPPLRLGLRVLLDRQPDIAVVAEAENGEEALEKILALQPDVAVLDCRLPGLSGPAVAQEIQRRGLPVHVLALSAYDCDRYLAEMWEAGACGYLLKEEPLEHIASAIQQVARGESLWTASQIQRIQRYRETEARWSQLTEREREVLKWMAQGLSNKEIARELGLTVRTVDFHVGNILQKLGVVSRLEAVLWAKEHGFL; from the coding sequence GTGACGGTCACCTTCGAGGTGACCGTCACCTGGGGGGTGGAGGGAGGAGCTATGACCCAGGCCGTTCGTGTCCTTCTCGCCGATGACCATCCCCCCCTGCGGCTCGGGCTGCGGGTCCTGCTGGACCGGCAGCCCGATATCGCCGTGGTCGCCGAGGCCGAAAATGGGGAAGAGGCCCTGGAGAAGATTCTGGCCCTTCAGCCCGATGTGGCGGTGCTGGATTGCCGGCTGCCGGGCCTCTCGGGGCCGGCGGTGGCCCAGGAGATCCAACGCCGGGGCCTGCCTGTGCACGTGCTGGCCCTCAGTGCTTACGACTGCGACCGCTACCTGGCCGAAATGTGGGAGGCCGGAGCCTGCGGCTACCTCCTCAAAGAAGAACCCCTCGAGCATATCGCCTCGGCCATCCAACAGGTGGCCCGTGGCGAATCCCTCTGGACCGCGTCTCAGATCCAGCGGATCCAACGCTACCGGGAGACCGAGGCCCGCTGGAGCCAGCTCACGGAGCGGGAACGGGAGGTGTTGAAGTGGATGGCCCAGGGGTTAAGCAACAAAGAGATCGCTCGGGAGCTCGGCCTGACTGTCCGGACAGTGGATTTCCACGTAGGGAACATTTTGCAGAAATTGGGGGTGGTCTCGCGGCTGGAGGCCGTGCTCTGGGCGAAGGAGCACGGGTTCCTGTGA
- a CDS encoding R.Pab1 family restriction endonuclease — translation MPQEFVPVHWDPATKRILCDLPLTRPTGRVRLRRGEKPIPARQVPLHAEDVIEWQIAYRDHQGNPVEMGEMWRIIHQEHLLDLLTMQRLVHRIKSYSEFCDEKFSIEREYTSSRFADFIISWRKHPVFIREVEDGVRIEIEIRHRQRAVGFQAMVFLVIALRVCEPPDLIGRTAHAKERARWSPSVDQVMALADAFSLASRSYREDVVQLLEGRW, via the coding sequence ATGCCCCAGGAGTTCGTTCCGGTTCACTGGGATCCAGCAACGAAGCGCATTCTCTGTGACCTTCCCCTCACCCGACCCACGGGCCGAGTCCGCCTCCGGCGAGGGGAAAAACCCATTCCAGCTCGCCAGGTTCCTTTGCATGCAGAGGATGTGATCGAGTGGCAAATCGCCTATCGGGATCATCAGGGTAACCCTGTAGAAATGGGAGAGATGTGGCGAATCATCCATCAGGAGCATCTGCTCGACTTATTGACCATGCAGAGATTGGTCCATCGGATCAAATCTTACAGCGAGTTTTGCGATGAAAAATTCTCTATCGAAAGAGAGTATACCTCGTCTCGGTTTGCGGATTTTATAATTTCATGGCGGAAGCATCCGGTATTCATCCGAGAGGTTGAAGACGGAGTGAGGATTGAGATTGAGATCCGCCACCGACAGCGGGCGGTGGGATTCCAGGCCATGGTCTTTCTGGTGATCGCTTTGCGAGTCTGCGAGCCTCCTGATCTGATCGGACGAACAGCCCATGCGAAAGAGCGGGCCCGGTGGTCTCCATCTGTAGACCAGGTGATGGCACTGGCGGATGCCTTCTCCCTGGCCTCCCGCTCCTATCGGGAGGATGTGGTGCAGCTTCTCGAGGGACGGTGGTGA
- a CDS encoding sensor histidine kinase codes for MLVLPLRELLLALLLILVALILMALWLDRCRAGRRAAETFVDAILNAVLEHAPFGWIVLESAERYVYANEYARRLLELRTSSGSIPAVEWDFLLDDDRADVRRGRAPEGRYRVLPLPSGRAVRWWLMSGRRWDYLFLLDVTSQYEAEEARTQLFAGLSHELRTPVGAILTHLEILSLPDIPEETKAQSLQLLRAEAQRLARMIHLMLELGRLEASPEIDWRPIHLVDLAEQALLSLTSRAEKRNIRFALEADSPLPTVWGDPDWLLQVFLNLLDNVLKHCRPGDRATIVLRRTEEGVLCAVQDTGPGIPAEHLPYITRRFYRAAKQEVEGSGLGLALVEEILRRHGSRLEIISRTEGETGTCVRFVLPIMPSRP; via the coding sequence GTGCTGGTTCTTCCCCTGCGCGAGCTCCTTCTGGCCTTGCTGCTGATCCTCGTCGCCCTCATCCTCATGGCTCTCTGGCTGGACCGCTGTCGCGCGGGGCGGCGCGCGGCGGAAACCTTCGTTGACGCCATCCTCAACGCCGTCCTGGAGCACGCCCCCTTCGGATGGATCGTCTTAGAGAGCGCTGAGCGATACGTCTACGCCAACGAGTACGCCCGCCGCCTGTTGGAGCTGAGGACCTCTTCCGGTTCGATCCCCGCTGTGGAGTGGGATTTCCTTCTGGATGACGACCGCGCCGATGTCCGGCGGGGCCGGGCCCCTGAGGGCCGCTACCGGGTCCTCCCCCTCCCCTCCGGCCGGGCCGTCCGCTGGTGGCTGATGTCGGGCCGACGGTGGGATTACCTCTTCCTGCTGGATGTCACTTCCCAGTACGAAGCCGAGGAAGCCCGAACCCAACTTTTTGCTGGCCTCTCCCACGAATTGCGCACCCCCGTGGGCGCCATCCTCACCCACCTGGAGATCCTCTCCCTCCCCGACATCCCCGAAGAGACCAAAGCGCAATCCCTGCAGCTGCTTCGGGCGGAGGCTCAGAGGCTGGCCCGCATGATCCACCTGATGCTGGAATTGGGTCGCCTGGAGGCCTCTCCCGAAATCGATTGGCGCCCGATCCACCTGGTGGACCTGGCGGAGCAGGCCCTCCTGTCCCTGACCAGTCGGGCGGAGAAACGGAACATTCGCTTCGCCCTGGAGGCCGACTCCCCACTCCCCACGGTCTGGGGAGACCCGGACTGGCTGCTGCAGGTCTTCCTGAACCTGCTGGATAACGTCCTCAAGCACTGCCGTCCGGGCGATCGCGCCACCATCGTCCTTCGACGGACAGAAGAGGGGGTCCTTTGCGCGGTTCAGGACACCGGGCCGGGCATCCCGGCGGAACACCTGCCATACATCACCCGTCGGTTCTATCGGGCGGCCAAGCAGGAGGTGGAGGGGAGCGGGTTGGGCTTAGCGCTGGTGGAGGAAATCCTGCGCCGTCACGGGAGCCGTCTGGAGATCATCAGCCGAACGGAGGGAGAAACAGGGACATGCGTGCGATTCGTCCTGCCGATCATGCCCTCGCGACCGTAG
- the aroB gene encoding 3-dehydroquinate synthase — protein MITLHLRFPEAERSHPILLTPGLLDRCGAALREAGLEGPIALVSDTTVAAYHGARVRRSLEEAGFPVLEILLPPGEKTKTMDTAAGLYRRLAQGGIGRDGLLIGLGGGVVLDLAGFVAATYMRGIALVSIPTTLLAMVDASIGGKTGVDLPEGKNLVGAFYPPRLLLIDPTALSTLPPAEWRNGMAEVVKAALIGDPELWARFREDPARWAAMPEMESLIDLLIRAIAVKVRIVERDPLETRGEREVLNLGHTFGHAFERISGYRVPHGEAVAAGMMAAAALSARRGLLKDPHLLQDLEGVLCGLGLPTRWRTWLAGYGIEATPEEVLAAMGTDKKRRSGRLRLILIHRPGQVRVHSDVPDEAVLQALEGTAGL, from the coding sequence ATGATCACGCTTCATCTGCGGTTTCCGGAAGCGGAGCGTTCCCATCCCATCCTGCTCACGCCGGGCCTGCTGGATCGTTGCGGGGCGGCCCTGCGGGAGGCCGGCCTGGAAGGACCGATCGCCCTGGTGAGCGACACCACCGTGGCGGCCTATCACGGCGCGCGGGTGCGGCGATCCCTGGAGGAGGCGGGGTTCCCGGTCCTGGAGATCCTCCTGCCCCCCGGGGAAAAGACCAAGACCATGGATACGGCCGCAGGGCTTTATCGGCGTCTCGCCCAGGGCGGGATCGGGCGGGATGGCCTCCTGATCGGCCTGGGGGGCGGGGTGGTGCTGGACCTGGCGGGCTTTGTGGCGGCGACCTATATGCGGGGGATCGCGCTGGTGAGCATCCCGACCACGCTGCTGGCCATGGTGGATGCCTCCATCGGAGGGAAAACCGGGGTGGATCTGCCGGAGGGGAAAAACCTGGTCGGCGCCTTTTATCCCCCGCGCCTTCTCCTGATCGACCCCACGGCGCTGAGCACCCTCCCGCCCGCCGAATGGCGAAACGGCATGGCGGAGGTGGTGAAGGCGGCTCTGATTGGGGATCCCGAGCTGTGGGCGCGATTCCGGGAGGATCCGGCCCGCTGGGCAGCGATGCCGGAGATGGAGTCCCTGATCGACCTGCTGATCCGGGCCATCGCGGTCAAGGTTCGTATCGTGGAACGGGATCCCCTGGAGACCCGGGGGGAGCGGGAGGTGTTAAACCTGGGCCACACCTTCGGCCACGCCTTCGAGCGGATCAGCGGCTATCGGGTTCCGCATGGGGAGGCTGTTGCGGCCGGCATGATGGCGGCGGCCGCGCTCTCCGCCCGCCGGGGCCTTCTCAAGGACCCCCATCTCCTCCAGGACCTGGAAGGGGTGCTTTGCGGGTTGGGGCTCCCCACCCGCTGGCGGACCTGGCTGGCCGGGTATGGGATCGAGGCCACGCCGGAGGAGGTCCTCGCGGCGATGGGCACGGACAAAAAGCGGCGGAGTGGGCGCCTCCGCCTGATCCTGATCCATCGGCCCGGCCAGGTGCGCGTCCATTCCGATGTGCCCGATGAAGCGGTGCTGCAGGCCCTGGAAGGGACAGCCGGATTGTGA
- a CDS encoding sigma-70 family RNA polymerase sigma factor, translating into MDEREAIERWRRGDPEGMAALVRWYQGRALRIAALILPDPMQAEDAVQAAFIRAWMKRKSFHPDAPFWPWFRRLVANEAWRLARREGREAPAESGPVEEGGPDPASDPADGWAQRETLERLVQALEALSPMQRAVLTLRYYEAMSEAEIAETLGCAIGTVKWHLYQARERLRAWLKTGEE; encoded by the coding sequence ATGGACGAGCGCGAGGCGATCGAGCGGTGGCGGAGGGGTGATCCGGAGGGGATGGCGGCGCTGGTGCGCTGGTATCAGGGCCGCGCCCTCCGGATTGCTGCTCTCATCCTGCCAGACCCGATGCAGGCGGAGGATGCTGTCCAGGCGGCCTTCATCCGCGCCTGGATGAAACGGAAATCTTTTCATCCTGATGCCCCGTTCTGGCCGTGGTTCCGCCGCCTGGTGGCGAACGAGGCATGGCGCCTGGCCCGCCGAGAGGGTCGGGAGGCACCGGCGGAATCCGGCCCGGTGGAGGAGGGTGGCCCGGATCCCGCATCAGACCCGGCGGATGGCTGGGCTCAAAGGGAAACCCTGGAGCGGCTGGTCCAGGCCCTGGAGGCCCTCTCGCCGATGCAACGGGCCGTTCTGACCCTTCGCTACTATGAGGCGATGAGCGAGGCGGAGATCGCGGAGACGTTGGGCTGTGCGATCGGCACGGTGAAGTGGCATCTGTATCAGGCAAGAGAACGGCTGCGCGCCTGGCTGAAGACGGGAGAAGAATGA
- a CDS encoding DUF4179 domain-containing protein: MSGFPCTPEEEQQLQEALDRLARMRIPEERDLWPALQAQLFTPHRRGWRWVVQRNWAWMAAGLLLALALIGMTVAPRLWEAFFLTQPLERDRKLRILSLTQTRGGVTVTIERAYADANRILISYRVRGLPESPAAHWIPVLTLEDTSGRPIPSLIGEGLVGASEVLGLSLPPGGLAGVVGFDPWALPGWPIHRPESLSLRLHVVFQAIPYPAPTPGIRWTQIHPESGPVREGSVPVTPHPAEGPTPAAGWRFTFDLTVPVEPEAAGYGPRTEVAHGLELTLEQWVWAPSGARARVCFIPPDPQLSWTMHEELMLEAQDEVSPSAPSSEIAGGEALTITTPILQSPPRQQGEQVCLDRFFAAPQLKRARPVVFQVLELVGWSPATLKPVRRWQGPWVFQIP; the protein is encoded by the coding sequence ATGAGCGGGTTCCCCTGCACGCCGGAGGAAGAGCAGCAGTTGCAAGAGGCCCTGGATCGGCTGGCCCGGATGCGGATCCCGGAGGAGCGGGATTTGTGGCCAGCCCTCCAGGCCCAGCTGTTCACGCCCCACCGCCGTGGTTGGCGATGGGTGGTCCAGAGGAATTGGGCCTGGATGGCGGCTGGGCTGCTGTTGGCGCTGGCCCTTATCGGGATGACGGTCGCCCCCAGGCTGTGGGAGGCCTTCTTCCTCACCCAACCTCTGGAGCGGGATCGAAAGCTCCGAATCCTTTCCCTGACCCAGACCCGGGGGGGCGTGACGGTGACCATCGAACGAGCTTATGCGGACGCCAACCGCATCCTGATCAGTTACCGGGTCCGCGGGCTCCCGGAATCCCCCGCCGCTCACTGGATCCCCGTCCTGACCTTGGAGGACACGTCCGGGCGCCCGATCCCGAGCTTGATCGGGGAAGGCCTGGTAGGAGCCTCGGAGGTCCTCGGGCTGTCGCTCCCACCCGGGGGACTGGCCGGCGTGGTCGGTTTTGACCCCTGGGCGTTGCCGGGCTGGCCCATCCACCGACCGGAATCCCTCTCCTTGCGGTTGCACGTGGTATTCCAGGCGATTCCCTACCCCGCTCCAACGCCGGGCATCCGTTGGACGCAGATCCATCCCGAATCCGGGCCCGTGCGGGAGGGTTCTGTCCCAGTCACGCCGCATCCTGCGGAGGGCCCCACGCCGGCGGCGGGATGGCGCTTCACCTTCGATCTCACCGTTCCGGTTGAACCGGAGGCAGCGGGTTACGGCCCTCGAACTGAAGTTGCCCACGGACTGGAGCTCACCTTGGAGCAATGGGTATGGGCTCCCTCAGGCGCGCGGGCGCGGGTGTGCTTCATCCCGCCGGACCCTCAGTTGAGCTGGACGATGCATGAGGAGCTGATGCTGGAGGCGCAGGACGAAGTCTCTCCATCGGCTCCCTCCAGCGAGATCGCAGGGGGAGAGGCGCTCACCATCACGACGCCGATCCTCCAGAGCCCACCGCGGCAGCAGGGGGAGCAGGTCTGCCTGGATCGGTTCTTCGCGGCTCCGCAGCTGAAACGCGCGCGCCCGGTAGTCTTCCAGGTCCTGGAGCTTGTGGGGTGGTCTCCCGCGACCCTGAAGCCTGTGCGCCGCTGGCAGGGACCATGGGTGTTTCAGATCCCTTAA
- a CDS encoding N-6 DNA methylase: MPLYLEGSSERQRDRHFRRRRKVFGQFFTPPRLATWVVETALPLLRRRESMLDPACGDGAFLEPACSLGFREIVGIEVDPEVWAAAGRRLEGTPGVSLRLGDALDWVEELEGRFDLVATNPPFSAKYGRVKEASKLQRFTLGAGRRSEAVEALFLELCVRALREGGVLAVVLPEGLFANLPYRRVREWLLRHVRPLAVISLSRRFFPAKSCVLIACKEPADPSRAVFLAHVEDEEDLSRVSRQLQEGSGLWKPVEALIDDMAPLHHLTPLAWPTVFPLRPLKELLWEIRGGHAKYGAQRRFAGSGIPFLSAKTVTPFGIDPRRDGRYIAPGSPMDHPGARVRKGDVLFVRVGVGCIGRAAAVLEEDEEGLADDYIYIIRLRTDMMRPEFFALLTQTAFFQQALRRIWRGTGTVTVPQRLLRELWIPVPPLPAQEPFVAAYRALHRRAREGLAGMEELQAIIARLEAMLEGSDDAPGVRSGSLGSSNEAHSL, translated from the coding sequence CGCCAGAGGGATCGCCATTTCCGCCGGCGCAGGAAGGTGTTCGGTCAGTTTTTCACGCCTCCCCGGCTCGCCACATGGGTGGTGGAAACAGCTCTGCCCCTGCTTCGCCGGCGGGAATCGATGCTGGACCCCGCATGCGGCGATGGGGCATTCCTGGAACCGGCGTGCTCGCTGGGGTTCCGGGAGATCGTCGGCATTGAAGTGGACCCCGAGGTGTGGGCGGCGGCGGGGCGCCGTCTGGAAGGGACCCCCGGTGTATCGCTTCGCCTGGGGGATGCCCTGGATTGGGTGGAAGAGCTGGAAGGCCGGTTCGATCTGGTCGCCACCAATCCCCCTTTCTCTGCAAAATACGGTCGGGTGAAGGAAGCATCCAAACTTCAGCGCTTCACCCTCGGGGCCGGGCGGCGAAGTGAGGCGGTGGAAGCATTGTTTTTAGAGCTCTGTGTGCGGGCGCTGCGAGAGGGGGGCGTGCTGGCCGTTGTGCTGCCCGAGGGCCTCTTCGCCAATCTGCCCTACCGGCGGGTCCGGGAATGGCTGCTCCGCCATGTTCGCCCGCTGGCCGTGATCAGCCTCTCCCGGCGGTTCTTTCCGGCCAAAAGCTGCGTTCTCATTGCTTGTAAGGAACCTGCCGATCCCTCCAGGGCCGTGTTCCTGGCTCACGTGGAGGACGAGGAGGATCTGAGCCGGGTTTCCCGACAGCTCCAGGAAGGCAGCGGGCTCTGGAAGCCTGTCGAGGCCCTCATCGACGATATGGCGCCGCTACATCATCTGACTCCCCTCGCGTGGCCCACCGTATTCCCCCTGCGTCCCCTGAAGGAGCTGCTGTGGGAGATCCGGGGGGGGCATGCGAAATATGGCGCGCAGCGGCGGTTCGCCGGATCTGGAATTCCTTTTCTCTCCGCTAAAACCGTGACCCCGTTCGGGATCGATCCGCGTCGCGATGGCCGCTACATCGCTCCTGGCAGCCCGATGGATCACCCCGGCGCGCGGGTTCGAAAAGGGGACGTGCTGTTCGTGCGCGTCGGCGTGGGATGCATCGGACGGGCGGCGGCCGTGCTGGAAGAGGACGAGGAAGGCCTTGCGGATGATTACATCTATATCATCCGACTTCGAACGGACATGATGCGGCCCGAGTTTTTCGCCCTGCTGACGCAAACCGCCTTCTTCCAGCAGGCGCTGCGGCGGATCTGGCGGGGAACCGGCACCGTGACGGTGCCGCAACGTCTGCTTCGAGAGCTCTGGATTCCGGTGCCTCCCCTTCCGGCGCAGGAGCCTTTTGTGGCAGCGTATCGGGCCCTTCACCGTCGTGCCCGGGAAGGACTGGCCGGAATGGAAGAGCTCCAGGCCATAATCGCCCGTCTGGAGGCCATGCTGGAGGGTTCCGACGATGCCCCAGGAGTTCGTTCCGGTTCACTGGGATCCAGCAACGAAGCGCATTCTCTGTGA
- the alr gene encoding alanine racemase: MKASPLTWAEVDLDAIGANTRALKRWVGERVEIIAVVKADAYGHGAIPVARTVLAAGASRLAVHRLGEGIALRQAGIEAPILVMAPLMPEEASEAVRWQLTPTLSTLEAAQALDAIARGAGRVVPVHVEVDTGMGRAGISPEDTVDFLRALRTMDGLMVEGLYTHFATADESDPSFTMRQLRRFEEVIAVLESIGIRVPLHHAANSAATMRFRSAHFEAVRPGLALYGMRPSTEWEPPFPLHPAMTIKSRVTRVWTLAPGESVGYGRTFVAERESRMALVPIGYGDGYPRALSNRGYVLIRGQRAPVRGRVSMDQIVVDVTGISGVEVGDEVVILGRQGEAEIRAEELAAWAGTINYEITTRISPRVPRIYRGGSI, encoded by the coding sequence ATGAAGGCGTCTCCCCTGACCTGGGCGGAGGTGGATCTGGACGCGATTGGGGCGAACACGCGGGCGTTGAAACGATGGGTGGGCGAGCGGGTGGAGATCATCGCGGTGGTCAAAGCCGATGCCTATGGCCACGGCGCGATCCCCGTCGCCCGGACGGTCCTGGCCGCCGGCGCGTCCCGCCTGGCCGTCCACCGCCTCGGCGAGGGGATCGCCCTCCGTCAGGCGGGCATCGAGGCGCCCATTCTGGTGATGGCTCCCCTGATGCCCGAGGAAGCTTCCGAGGCCGTTCGCTGGCAGTTAACCCCCACGCTCTCCACCCTCGAGGCCGCCCAGGCCCTGGACGCGATCGCCCGGGGAGCCGGGCGGGTCGTCCCGGTCCACGTGGAGGTCGATACCGGGATGGGGCGGGCGGGGATTTCCCCGGAGGACACGGTGGATTTCCTTCGCGCGCTGCGGACGATGGATGGCCTCATGGTGGAGGGCCTCTATACGCACTTTGCGACCGCCGATGAGAGCGATCCCTCTTTCACGATGCGTCAGCTCCGCCGATTCGAAGAGGTCATCGCCGTCCTGGAATCCATCGGGATCCGGGTTCCCCTCCACCATGCCGCGAACAGCGCGGCGACGATGCGCTTCCGCTCCGCTCACTTCGAGGCCGTGCGCCCCGGGCTGGCCCTCTATGGGATGCGCCCTTCGACGGAGTGGGAACCTCCCTTCCCCCTGCATCCGGCCATGACCATCAAAAGCCGGGTGACCCGGGTGTGGACCCTGGCCCCGGGGGAATCGGTGGGGTATGGCCGGACGTTCGTCGCGGAACGGGAATCCCGGATGGCGCTGGTGCCCATCGGCTACGGCGACGGCTATCCGCGGGCGCTTTCCAATCGGGGGTATGTTCTGATCCGGGGCCAGCGGGCTCCGGTGCGCGGCCGGGTGAGCATGGACCAGATCGTCGTGGACGTCACCGGGATCTCGGGCGTCGAGGTGGGGGACGAGGTGGTGATCCTGGGCCGACAGGGGGAAGCGGAGATCCGCGCGGAGGAGTTGGCGGCGTGGGCCGGCACCATCAACTATGAGATCACGACCCGGATCTCCCCCCGGGTCCCCCGGATCTATCGGGGAGGATCCATATAG